Below is a genomic region from Enterobacter hormaechei subsp. xiangfangensis.
GTCGAGCCAGTCTTCGGGCTGCTTAGTCATGTCAGGCTCCTTAAAAAAAGAGGCTAATGTTACCAGTTAAGACGCGCACTGAAAAACGGTTCTCTGTTAGACTTCACTTAACTCTCTCTTACAGTATGGCATTTGCGATGAAAGTAACCTCACAAGTTGAAGCGCAGCGTAAGATTCTGGAAGAAGCCGTCTCCACCGCGCTGACGCTCGCTTCAGGTAAATCAGATGGCGCCGAAGTGGCGGTCAGCAAAACCACCGGCATTAGCGTGAGCACCCGCTATGGCGAAGTGGAGAATGTAGAATTTAATAGCGATGGCGCGCTGGGGATCACCGTGTATCACCAGAATCGCAAAGGCAGCGCGTCGTCTACCGATCTCAGCCCGGATGCCATCGCCCGTACGGTGCAGGCGGCGCTGGATATCGCGCGTTACACCTCCCCGGATCCTTACGCTGGCGTGGCCGATAAAGAGCTGCTGGCGTTTGACGCGCCGGATCTCGATCTGTTCCATCCCGCGGAAGTGACGCCGGACGAAGCCATTGAGCTGGCCGCGCGAGCCGAGCAGGCTTCTTTGCAGGCTGACAAACGCATCACCAATACCGAAGGCGGCAGCTTTAACAGCCACTACGGCATCAAAGTGTTTGGTAACTCCCATGGCATGTTGCAGGGGTACTGCTCAACCCGCCACTCGCTTTCCAGTTGCGTCATCGCCGAAGAAAACGGCGACATGGAGCGCGACTACGCCTATACCATTGGCCGCGCGCTGGGGGATTTGCAGTCTCCGGAGTGGGTGGGTAAAGCGTGCGCCGAACGCACGCTGTCTCGCCTGTCGCCGCGCAAGCTCTCCACCATGAAAGCCCCGGTGATTTTTGCCAACGAAGTGGCGACCGGTCTGTTTGGCCATCTGGTAGGCGC
It encodes:
- the pmbA gene encoding metalloprotease PmbA; its protein translation is MAFAMKVTSQVEAQRKILEEAVSTALTLASGKSDGAEVAVSKTTGISVSTRYGEVENVEFNSDGALGITVYHQNRKGSASSTDLSPDAIARTVQAALDIARYTSPDPYAGVADKELLAFDAPDLDLFHPAEVTPDEAIELAARAEQASLQADKRITNTEGGSFNSHYGIKVFGNSHGMLQGYCSTRHSLSSCVIAEENGDMERDYAYTIGRALGDLQSPEWVGKACAERTLSRLSPRKLSTMKAPVIFANEVATGLFGHLVGAIAGGSVYRKSTFLLDSLGKQILPEWLTIEEHPHLLKGLASTPFDSEGVRTERRDIVKDGILTQWLLTNYSARKLGLKSTGHAGGIHNWRIAGQGLNFEQMLKEMGTGLVVTELMGQGVSGITGDYSRGAAGFWVENGEIQYPVSEITIAGNLKDMWRNIVTVGNDIETRSNIQCGSVLLPEMKIAGQ